The following proteins come from a genomic window of Miscanthus floridulus cultivar M001 chromosome 2, ASM1932011v1, whole genome shotgun sequence:
- the LOC136538201 gene encoding ACD11 homolog protein-like, translating into MLGFRQMAWSSSAQAQAPSEQLCEGAAAVVAARQGMETPLTAVAEAFEELARGMEADSGELRLAPFSDTCALVSVLFSSLGMAFRFAEMEYVTKVNDLIGAGKSYRTLSDILDKDIQNDCVKKQGSHSRNLRRVRLGLGLIKALFEQFLATEGSLYDAATTAYGQVCAPFHSWAIRKAVGAGMYTLPTREQLIVRLNETDFSVQKEMRRYIDASSPIIEYIDNLFLSRNISLDW; encoded by the exons ATGCTCGGGTTCAGGCAGATGGCGTGGTCGTCGtcggcgcaggcgcaggcgccgTCGGAGCAGCTGTGCGAAGGGGCGGCGGCCGTCGTGGCGGCGCGCCAGGGGATGGAGACGCCGCTgacggcggtggcggaggcgttCGAGGAGCTGGCGCGCGGGATGGAGGCCGACAGCGGGGAGCTCCGCCTCGCGCCCTTCAGCGACACCTGCGCCCTCGTCTCCGTGCTCTTCAGCAGCCTCGGGATGGCCTTCAGGTTCGCCGAGATGGAGTACGTTACCAAG GTGAACGATCTCATCGGTGCTGGCAAGTCGTACCGCACGCTGAGCGACATCCTCGACAAGGACATCCAGAATGACTGCGTGAAGAAGCAGGGAAGCCACTCCCGGAACCTGCGCAGGGtccgcctcggcctcggcctcatCAAGGCCCTCTTCGAGCAATTCCTCGCCACCGA GGGTTCATTGTATGATGCTGCTACGACAGCTTACGGGCAGGTCTGCGCGCCGTTTCATAGCTGGGCTATAAGGAAGGCTGTTGGTGCTGGCATGTACACTCTTCCAACCAGGGAGCAGTTGATAGTGCGGCTGAACGAAACTG ATTTCTCGGTGCAGAAGGAGATGAGGAGATACATTGATGCTTCGAGTCCTATCATAGAGTACATCGATAACCTTTTCCTCTCGAGGAACATTAGCCTAGATTGGTGA